The region GTCCGGCGCGGCGGATGCGTCGAGCGCGCAGGCGGACAAGCGATGAACGCGCGCGAGCCGGCGGGCGCCGCGCTCGGCGAACCGCTCGCAACGGCCGCCGCCGCGCGCCGCGGCTGGCGGGCGTGGCTTGCGTGGGCGCTCGCGTTCGCGATTCTCGGCGGCACGTGGCGCAGCGCCGACATGCGGCCGCTCGATCTGCTTGCCGAGTCCGCGAACATGGGCGAGTTCGCGCGCGGCTTCTTTCCGCCGGACTTCTCCGAATGGCGGTACTACGCGAGCGAGATGGGCGTGACGCTGTCGATCGCGCTCTGGGGCACGGCGCTCGCGATCGTGAGCGCCGTGCCGTTCGGCCTGATGTCGGCGCGCAACATCGCGCCCGCGTGGCTGCTGCATCCGGTGCGGCGCACGATGGACAGCTGCCGTGCGATCAACGAGATGGTGTTCGCGATGCTGTTCATCGTCGCCGTCGGTCTCGGGCCGTTCTCCGGCGTGCTCGCGCTGTGGGTTCACACGACGGGCGTGCTCGCGAAGCTTTTCGCGGAGGCGGTGGAGGCGGTCGATCCGCGTCCGGCCAAGGGCGTGCGCGCCGCCGGCGCGACGCCGCTCGACGAGATCGTCTATGCGGTGCTGCCGCAGGTGCTGCCGTTGTGGATTTCATATGCGCTGTACCGGTTCGAATCGAACGTGCGCTCGGCGATGGTGGTCGGGATGGTCGGCGCGGGCGGGATTGGCGTCGTGCTGTACGAGGCGATTCGTTCGTTCAACTATGCGCAGACGGCCGCGCTGCTCGTCATCGTCATCGCGGTCGTGACGCTGATCGACATGAGCTCCGCGTGGCTGCGGGCGAGGGCGATCTGACGCGCGAGGCGGCGCGAGGTGCGCGCGACGGGTTTGCGATGCGCTCGGGACGTCGAGCGCGCCGCGCGCGCGGCCGCTCGCGGAGGGAAAGAGAAGCCGGCTGCGCACGATGCGCGGCCGGCCGTCGTGGCGCACACCGCGCGCGTCGTTCTCGCGGTACGCGCGGCGAAGCCTTCGCTCGGCGGGCGTGCCTGCGACGCTCGGCGCGAACGATCGCGCTAGCCGCGCACGGCGAATGCGGCGCGTGCAGCGAAGGTGCCAATTGCATCGCCCGCCACGCCCGCGTCGATCGATGCCGGCAGTCGCGCGTCGCACGCCGTCCGCCGCGCGCCAGCGATCGAGTGCCGCAGCTCGATCGCCGAAGTTCGAGTGTCGAGGTTCGAGCGTCGAGGTTCAAACGCTGAAATCCAAACGCCGAAGTCCGGGCAGCCGAGGCTCAGGCGCCGCCGAGCTCGTCGCCCATTTCCCTCGCGCGCGCCTGCGCGGCCAGCACGCCGCGCACGATCGCGTCCTTCACATGCTGCGCGTCGAACGACGCGAGCGCGGCCGCCGTCGTGCCGCCCTTGGACGTCACGCGCTCGCGCAGCACGCCCGCGGGCTCGCCCGACTGCACCGCGAGCTGCGCGGCGCCCGCGAACGTCGCCACCGCGAGCGCGCGGCCCTGCTCGTCGTTCATGCCGAGCTGGCGCGCCGCTTCCTGCAGCGCCTCGATGAAATAGAACACGTACGCGGGGCCGCTGCCCGAGATCGCGGTGACCGCGTCGAGCTGCGATTCGTCGTCGGACCAGACGGTCTCGCCGACCGCGCCGAGCACTTTCGACGCGAGATCGCGGCCTGCCGCATCGACGCCCGGCAGCGCGGACAGGCCGGTCACGCCCAGGCCAACGAGCGCCGGCGTGTTCGGCATCGTGCGCACGACGCGCGGGTAGTCGCCGAGCCAGCGCGACAGGTCCGCGCCGCGAATGCCGGCCGCGATGCTCACGACGAGTTGCGTCGTCAGATGCGGCGCGAGCGCGAGCGCGACGTCCTTGAGCACCTGCGGCTTCACGGCGAGCACGATCGCGTCGTAGCCGGCGAGCGTGGCGTCGACGGCGGCCGCCGTGCGCACGCCGAATTGCGCTTGCGCGCGCTGCCGCGCGTCTTCGTTGACGTCGACGGCGAGCAGGCCGCTCGCGTCGACGCCGCGCTTGACGAGTCCGCCGATCAACGCGGCCGCCATGTTGCCGCCGCCGATGAATGCGATTTTCATGATGAGTGAGAGGGTCGAGAGAGAAGGGAGGGGGGGCAGTGCGCGTAGTCGCGCGCGCCGAAGATCGCGGTGCCGATACGCACGATTGTCGCGCCTTCGGCGACCGCGGCCTCGAGATCGTCCGACATGCCCATCGACAGCGTATCGAGCGCGAGCCCGCCCGCGCGCAACTGCTCGAAGAGCGCATGCAGCGCGCGATGCGGCGCGCGTTTCGCTTCGGGGTCGGTTTCGGGTTCGGGAATCGCCATCAGGCCGCGCAGCCGCAGCGCGGGCAGCGCGGCGACCGCGCGCGCGAGCCCGGCCGCATCCGCCGGCGCGACGCCGCTCTTCGACGCCTCGCCGCTGATGTTCACCTGCACGCAGACGTTCAACGGCGGCAGGTGCGCGGGGCGCTGCTCGGACAGGCGCTGCGCGATCTTCAGCCGGTCGATCGTATGCACCCAGTCGAAGCGCTCGGCGACGGGGCGCGTCTTGTTCGACTGCAGCGGGCCGATGAAATGCCACTCGAGCTCGGCGCGCAGGTCGGCGAGCGTGCTGATCTTGTCGATCGATTCCTGCACGTAGTTCTCGCCGAATGCGCGCTGGCCGGCCGCGTATGCGGCGCGCACCGCGTCGGCGGGAAACGTCTTCGACACCGCGAGCAGCGTGACCGAGCCGGGCGCGCGGCCGGCCGCGCGGGCGGCTTCGTCGATGCGGCGATGAACGGAGGCGAGGCGGGCGGCGAGATCGGACATGGCGGAGCGAACGAAACCGAGGCGAACGAAACGTATGTGAGACGCGCGCCGGGCGGCGTGCCGCGGCGCGCGACGGATGCGGGAATTATACGGACAACCGGCGCGAGCGGCCGATGCGGGCCGCCCACGCGGGCGAGCACGGACAAGCGGTGCGGACGACCCGTGCGGACAACCGGGCGCGAACAACCGGCGCGTGCGGCGGCATGTGCCGCCCGGCGTCAACCGTACAGCAGATTCTCGACGAGCTGCACCCAGTGCACGACGGGCACCGCCGTGCCGCTTTGCAGATGCGCGATGCAGCCGATGTTCGCCGATACGATCATCTGCGGCTCGGTCTCCTGCAGCTTCGCGAGCTTGCGCTTGCGCAGCTTGTACGCGAGCGACGGCTGCGTGAGCGAATAGGTGCCCGCGGAGCCGCAGCACAGATGGCTGTCGGCGGGCAGCCGAACTTCGATGCCGAGCCCCTCCAGCAGCCGCTCGACCTTGCCGCGCAACTGCTGGCCGTGCTGCAGCGTGCACGGCGGATGATAGGCGACGGTATGGATTCCGCGCCGGCGCGTGAGCGCGATCAGCTCGGCCTCGAAGCCGCCGAGCAGCTCGGATGCGTCCTTCGTCAGCTCGACGATGCGGCGCGCCTTGTCCGCGTAGGCCGGATCGCCGCGCAGCAGGTGCGCGTACTCGCGCACCGTCGCGCCGCAGCCGGACGCGTTCATCACGATCGCTTCGACGCCGCGCTCGATGTGCGGCCACCACGCGTCGATGTTGCGTCGCGCATCGTCGAGCGCTTCATCGTGATAGCCCAGATGCAGCCGGATCGCGCCGCAGCAGCCGGCTTCCGGCGCGACCACGGTTTCGATGCCGAGCGCATCCAGCACGCGCGCGGTCGCGATGTTGATGTTCGGCATCATCGAAGGCTGCACGCAGCCCGCGAGCATCAGCACGCGGCGCTCGCGCCGCGCGCTCGGCCACGCGAGCAGGCGCGCGCGCGGCGGCACCTTGTCGCGCAGCCGCTTCGGCAACAGCGGCCGCACATGCTGGCCGAGCCGCATCACGGGCGCGAACACGGCCGCGTTCGGCACGAAGCTCGCGAGCAGGCGCCGCACGATCCGCTGCGACAGCGGCCGCGACACTTTCGTCTCGACGACCTTGCGGCCGATGTCGACGAGCCGGCCGTACTCGACGCCCGACGGGCAGGTCGTCTCGCAACTGCGGCACGTGAGGCAGCGGTCGAGGTGCTGTTGCGTGCTGCGCGTGACTTCCGCGCCCTCGAGCATCTGCTTGATCAGGTAGATGCGTCCGCGCGGGCCGTCGAGCTCGTCGCCGAGCAACTGGTAGGTCGGGCAGGTCGCGGTGCAGAAGCCGCAGTGCACGCACCTGCGCAGGATCGCGTCGGCGTCGTCGCTGTCGGGCGTGTGGCGGATGAAATCGGCGAGGTTCGTCTGCATCGCGCTTTAGAGATCGGGGTAGAGCCGGCCGCGGTTGAAGATGCGCGCCGGATCGAACGCCGTCTTCAGGCCGCGGTGGATTTTCATCAGCGGCGCGGGCAGCGGCGTGAACACGCCCGCGCTCCTGTCGTAGCTTTCGCTCGCGCGAAAGAGCGTCGCGTGGCCGCCCGCCTGTTTCGCGCTCATGCGCACCGTCTGCGCGTCGGCGTCGGTGATCCACCAGCGTTGCGCGCCGCCCCATTCCATCATCTGCGTGCCGGGCAGGTGCATCGGCTCGGTGATCGACGGCAGCGACAGCCGCCACAGCGCATGGCCCGGCGCGAGCGACGAGAA is a window of Burkholderia mallei ATCC 23344 DNA encoding:
- the phnE gene encoding phosphonate ABC transporter, permease protein PhnE, with protein sequence MNAREPAGAALGEPLATAAAARRGWRAWLAWALAFAILGGTWRSADMRPLDLLAESANMGEFARGFFPPDFSEWRYYASEMGVTLSIALWGTALAIVSAVPFGLMSARNIAPAWLLHPVRRTMDSCRAINEMVFAMLFIVAVGLGPFSGVLALWVHTTGVLAKLFAEAVEAVDPRPAKGVRAAGATPLDEIVYAVLPQVLPLWISYALYRFESNVRSAMVVGMVGAGGIGVVLYEAIRSFNYAQTAALLVIVIAVVTLIDMSSAWLRARAI
- the proC gene encoding pyrroline-5-carboxylate reductase, producing the protein MKIAFIGGGNMAAALIGGLVKRGVDASGLLAVDVNEDARQRAQAQFGVRTAAAVDATLAGYDAIVLAVKPQVLKDVALALAPHLTTQLVVSIAAGIRGADLSRWLGDYPRVVRTMPNTPALVGLGVTGLSALPGVDAAGRDLASKVLGAVGETVWSDDESQLDAVTAISGSGPAYVFYFIEALQEAARQLGMNDEQGRALAVATFAGAAQLAVQSGEPAGVLRERVTSKGGTTAAALASFDAQHVKDAIVRGVLAAQARAREMGDELGGA
- a CDS encoding YggS family pyridoxal phosphate-dependent enzyme — translated: MSDLAARLASVHRRIDEAARAAGRAPGSVTLLAVSKTFPADAVRAAYAAGQRAFGENYVQESIDKISTLADLRAELEWHFIGPLQSNKTRPVAERFDWVHTIDRLKIAQRLSEQRPAHLPPLNVCVQVNISGEASKSGVAPADAAGLARAVAALPALRLRGLMAIPEPETDPEAKRAPHRALHALFEQLRAGGLALDTLSMGMSDDLEAAVAEGATIVRIGTAIFGARDYAHCPPSLLSRPSHSS
- the glcF gene encoding glycolate oxidase subunit GlcF — protein: MQTNLADFIRHTPDSDDADAILRRCVHCGFCTATCPTYQLLGDELDGPRGRIYLIKQMLEGAEVTRSTQQHLDRCLTCRSCETTCPSGVEYGRLVDIGRKVVETKVSRPLSQRIVRRLLASFVPNAAVFAPVMRLGQHVRPLLPKRLRDKVPPRARLLAWPSARRERRVLMLAGCVQPSMMPNINIATARVLDALGIETVVAPEAGCCGAIRLHLGYHDEALDDARRNIDAWWPHIERGVEAIVMNASGCGATVREYAHLLRGDPAYADKARRIVELTKDASELLGGFEAELIALTRRRGIHTVAYHPPCTLQHGQQLRGKVERLLEGLGIEVRLPADSHLCCGSAGTYSLTQPSLAYKLRKRKLAKLQETEPQMIVSANIGCIAHLQSGTAVPVVHWVQLVENLLYG